The Cloeon dipterum chromosome X, ieCloDipt1.1, whole genome shotgun sequence genome includes a window with the following:
- the cyc gene encoding protein cycle isoform X3 — MYLGVDIGAAHHSIGGAVAASTHLSAAPNLMPMEPQQADTVTSSQRVAHHHHHSNVTLSRKRKASFTDASDADDDLLGDEAGGKMPRSAEDSCKKQNHSEIEKRRRDKMNTYITELSKMVPMCHAMSRKLDKLTVLRMAVQHLKTIRGAVHSYTEGHYKPAFLTDEELKHLILQAAEGFLFVVGCDRGRILYVSESVSQVLNYSQGDLLGQSWFDILHPKDVAKVKEQLSSSDLSPRERLIDAKTMLPVKTDMPQGVSRLCPGARRSFFCRMKCKANSHVKEEVDTTSNGNSNNSCHRRKKSQNSDRRYSVIQCTGYLKSWAPAKMGLEEPDGEDGESASHLSCLVAVGRIQPPPPSVGHHPNPSQAPPNLRSIEFVSRHALDGKFLFVDQRATLVLGFLPQELLGTSMYEYYCPDDVPHLAESHKVALQSSERVTTQGYRFRSKDGSFVRMQSEWRAFCNPWTRDVEYLVAKNCLLRQTNTVPQQQQQQPQQQQLTPLVPANMDNFFCDSMKTNGSPGGREITRAISSHVEASKIGRQIAEEALDTRRRGNVPSESPSVSNSPSSPGFELGQSSLQLIGNGNSDENYNRNSALTRQNSHSVTLCNEEKDEEELLLRDMMAPAATVVVQPASPPNGHSPSATTPTTNSQSSEAPQNHSTTSNDGNDEAAMAVIMSLLEADAGLGGPVDFSGLPWPLP, encoded by the exons GGATGCGAGCGACGCGGACGATGATCTGCTGGGCGACGAGGCCGGGGGCAAGATGCCGCGCAGTGCCGAGGACAGCTGCAAGAA ACAAAACCACAGCGAAATTGAAAAGAGACGTCGTGACAAAATGAACACGTACATCACCGAGCTGTCCAAGATGGTGCCCATGTGCCACGCGATGTCCAGGAAACTGGACAAACTGACCGTGCTGCGGATGGCCGTGCAGCACCTCAAGACGATCCGCGGCGCCGTCCACTCGTACACCGAGGGACACTACAAACCGGCCTTCCTCACCGACGAGGAGCTCAAGCATCTCATCCTCCAA GCCGCCGAGGGTTTCCTCTTTGTGGTGGGCTGTGACCGAGGCAGGATCCTCTACGTTTCCGAGTCGGTGTCTCAGGTGCTCAACTATTCTCAGGGTGACCTCCTGGGCCAAAGCTGGTTCGATATTCTGCACCCCAAGGACGTGGCCAAAGTCAAGGAGCAGCTTTCGAGCTCCGACCTCAGCCCTCGGGAGAGACTGATCGACGCCAAAA CAATGTTGCCTGTGAAGACGGACATGCCGCAGGGTGTGTCCAGGCTGTGCCCTGGGGCGCGGCGCTCGTTTTTCTGCAGGATGAAGTGCAAGGCGAACAGCCACGTCAAGGAAGAGGTCGACACCACGTCCAATGGCAACTCGAATAACTCCTGCCACAGGAGAAAAAAGTCGCAGAACTCAG ATCGGCGGTACAGTGTGATCCAGTGCACGGGCTACCTCAAGTCGTGGGCGCCGGCGAAAATGGGTCTGGAGGAGCCGGACGGCGAAGACGGCGAGTCGGCGAGCCACTTGTCGTGCCTGGTGGCCGTCGGCCGCATCCAGCCGCCGCCCCCGAGCGTCGGTCACCACCCCAACCCGTCGCAGGCGCCGCCCAACCTGCGCAGCATCGAGTTCGTCTCCAGGCACGCGCTCGACGGAAAGTTCCTGTTCGTGGACCAAAGGGCCACCCTGGTGCTCGGCTTCCTGCCGCAGGAGCTGCTCGGCACCAGCATGTACGAGTACTACTGCCCCGACGACGTGCCCCACCTGGCCGAGTCGCACAAGGTGGCCCTCCAGTCTTCGGAAAGGGTCACCACACAG GGATACAGATTTCGTAGCAAGGACGGTTCATTCGTGCGCATGCAGAGCGAATGGCGGGCGTTCTGCAATCCGTGGACGCGCGACGTCGAGTACCTGGTGGCCAAGAATTGTCTGCTGCGCCAGACCAACACCGTGccgcaacagcagcaacaacaaccacaacaacaacagctcACACCGCTGGTGCCGGCGAATATGGACAACTTTTTCTGTGACAGCATGAAAA CAAATGGGAGTCCAGGCGGCCGTGAAATTACGCGAGCGATTAGTTCGCACGTGGAAGCTAGTAAAATTGGCCGGCAAATTGCAGAAGAGGCGCTGGACACTCGACGCAGGGGAAACGTGCCTTCAGAGTCGCCCTCCGTCAGCAACTCACCTTCCTCCCCTGGCTTTGAACTAGGACAAAGTTCTTTGCAG tTGATCGGCAACGGCAACAGCGACGAAAACTACAACCGGAACAGCGCCCTGACGCGGCAGAACAGCCACTCGGTGACGCTGTGCAACGAGGAGAAGGACGAGGAGGAACTGCTGCTGCGCGACATGATGGCGCCGGCGGCCACGGTGGTGGTGCAGCCGGCCTCGCCACCCAACGGCCACTCGCCGTCGGCCACGACGCCGACCACCAACAGCCAGTCGTCGGAGGCGCCGCAGAACCACAGCACCACGTCCAACGACGGCAATGACGAGGCGGCCATGGCCGTCATCATGTCGCTGCTAGAGGCCGACGCAGGCCTCGGCGGCCCCGTCGACTTCTCCGGCCTCCCGTGGCCGCTTCCTTGA